Within Ipomoea triloba cultivar NCNSP0323 chromosome 9, ASM357664v1, the genomic segment agtcaatattgactcttgtgtttcaataggttgagatgCAATTTTTCagaaataatttacatattaactAATAGTCAACTCAATAAGGTTGGATTTTGTTGcatattataatttcatattgttgtcacaatatacaaaattgttataaaattatcaaattttaaaagtcaagaattttgATATAATCATTATGATTAATTGAATATACTTGTCACAATAAAacataaatgtttattattaaattatcaattttaaatatttgaatgtAATTTTCACACAATATATATGTTTGCACTTATGAATTAATTTATCTTATTACAAGctaaattaattatgtatgATTGCTAGTAaaatatttggtgatatattttggtttatataatattattatgattcaTTATCAAATGAGTACACCTTTTCTCATAAGTCTGTATGGATAGATCTGGGCCACTGAATGCTTAAGATCAATAGCTTAGATTTCAGTAACTATGCACTTTATTTGCACAGTCGCACAATTGACAAAATCTAAGCCACTGATCTCAAGTATTCAATAGCACATATCTGTTCACATAGAAGAGGTGGACTCACCTAAACAATGGCcgtattactattatatatctTATTAAGAAAGAGTTGAATAACTATTTTGTTCTTATTTACTCTACTCCCAATAAAAGATATTTATAAGTGAATAAactaatttacaaaaatttatttgtattaataaaGAACAAAATTCCTATGATGGAAACAAAAAGACGAAGtacaatgaataaaataaacaatcacACTCATGTATACATCAGAAGAACTCATACAAATGCTATATGATTCCGTATCCGATATATTAATACGGATCTTAATATTTCAcatcatatatacacacaacaaATGAAGCAATGATGATACAATAATCACCCAATTATTGGTAAAAATTatccaaattattatttttatcatgataattatttttgatAGCGTAAATTAGATCAAGAATAACTATTTGAATCATTTTTATCGATAAACCTTCGAGAATAAATTACTATTAACAAAAACATATAAGAATAAATCACTATTAACATGTAAGCTtacagtcgttataccgtggaccatgggtcatggttgatactgtaattgtgttgaactgatactgaagttgtgttgaaaggatactgcagttgtgttgaaagggaactgcagttacgcggagcagaggtcgtgtcatccatctggaactgcagttgtgttgaaaagatactgcagatgtgttgaaaggatactgcagttgtgttgaacggatgaacggtctctgttttgtgcaactgcagtttcctttcaacacaactgcagtaccttttcaacacaactgcagtatcctttcaacataactgcagtatcagctatgatcatggtccacaatgcattgtggaccatggtccacaatataatttgcgttaaGCTTAGCATAGGTAATTCAATTGCCTAATTACACAAGTTGCCCATTGATTCTAGACTGGTTGAATTCAAGCCAATGCCTTGAAAagttaatacggagtataagttTAAAGAAGTGGGCCCGGTTCCTCGAATTATTTGTATTGAAATATATTTCAACGTTATAATGtttgataaatattaatttttatataatttattaattattcaccgatctattacatatttatacataagatataatcatataatttagtattaaaaaaataacactgTAAGTAATCCTTAAAACGTGATTTTTGTACTTGATTGtcacaattatttaattattgtaatCATTATCTTCAGTAATAAATCATAAAATATTTAGGGAAAGTAGAATTATTACTCTTTCAATTTCTAAGATTTTCACCTTAATCAAACCCATTAAAGATTTCATTTATTACTAAAAATACTCTCATTAGTTATCTGCATTCTCCCGCTTCTAAAACTCAACCAGTCACCCCTGCCTCCTCCCCTAAAGTTTCCACCTTTCCGGTCATTttcagtgtgtgtgtgtgtatatatatatatatatatatatatatatatatatatagttgatggTGTGGCCTGTGGGTATGTGTACAAGTCGCATATAGTACAAGTATAGGCAGTAAATTCTGTGTACTTGACGGTACCGATACGTTTTCCGTAAATTCTTGCTTTGATTAGCCCAAATTCCAACATGCAGGCATTGAAGCAGATTTATTAGTCCTCGAAAGGCAGAGATTTTTCCCGTTGAAGTGCGCagatacagagagagagagagagagagagagattaaagATTGTTTaaagaaagatgaagaatgAAGTACAAAGTCGGTCTCTCTTTGGGATTTCTCTCACTGACCGACCAAGATGGCAGCAGTTCCTCCTTTGCACTTCTGGGTTTTTCTTCGGCTATCTTGTAAATGGAATCTGTGAGGTCTGTCTGTTCACTCCACTCTCTTCTctgtttttcattttgttttgagATAAATTGTTTCTATTGCTTGTGCTCAAATTGCTTTCATGTCTGAATTTCTTTACTTGTTATGCTCAGTTCTCCCGTTTTGGTGTTAATCTAGAAAGTCAAATTGGTTATTACAGTGTAAATTCTGGGTAATGGTTTCTGAGTTCTGTTTCCCAGTACTCTGTGGTTGCTCTAATGGCTGTCCTTTTGATGTTTGACTATAAAACCATTCTCTTAATTCTGCTGCCTAAGCTAGTTTATGAAAATCTCtaaattatttagtttttagAGATGACGAGAGAAACTGACAGTTATTAGCCTAGGTGTACACCAGATAAATCTCACCTTGTGATCctagcaaaggaccacaaggaggtaaacaaGCCTTGCCCATAGTTGATTGGCTCAAACCTAAAAAGTTgagattcgaactcgtgaccttgtggttacaagtttgtattctTAGTCATTTTGACTGGGGTTGTCACAATAATTCAGTGTTTTATTTGTATGGATGGATTGACCCAGGCGTTTGTTTATTGATTGCAGGAATACGTTTACAATAGGCTCCAATTCAGGTGAGTTTTTGTGACTGATAGGATTAATTTTGTggtttaaaatttgatttactACAACTCTAAGACAGTTGAGATAATGGTTTTTTGTAGCTATGGGTGGTACTTCACGTTTGTCCAGGGATGGGTTTATATTGGGCTTATTTATCTGCAAGGTTTCACCACCAAGCAAATGGTGAACCCATGGAAGACTTATGTAACACTCTCTGCAGTGCTTATGGGTTCTCATGGACTTACAAAAGGGTCTTTAGCTTTTCTCAACTACCCAGCACAGTTAATGTTTAAATCCACTAAGGTAACGGCCGATTTATCCAATCAATCTTTATAATAGCTGTACTGTATCGAATTCAGTTCCACATTTGTTCATTGATTTTGTTTGAAATGTCCAGGTTTTGCCGGTTATGATAATGGGGGCTTTCATTCCCGGCTTGAGAAGAAAATATCCTCCCCATGAATATGTATCTGCAGTACTCTTGGTTGTGGGTCTAATTCTCTTCACCTTAGCCGATGCACATACTTCTCCAAATTTTAGCATGTTAGGTGTTGTGATGATATCTGGTGCACTGATCATGGATTCCTTCTTGGGGAATCTCCAAGAGGCTATCTTTAAGATGAATCCCGAAACAACACAGGTAGGCCGTCGGGAATTTTGGTTAATTCTTGTGTGATTTGAGAAAATGGTCATGGGAAAATTGTGACATGCGACGACTTTAACTGTTTTTGACAGATGGAGATGCTGTTTTGCTCAACAATGGTTGGGTTTCCCTTCTTGATTCCCCCAATGGTTTTGACAGGAGAACTTTTCAAGGCATGGACCTCGTGTTCTCAGGTATGCCTTATCTGTCAAGAGTCACGTTTTGTTTCCCTTAACCTAGTACCAAACTAATGTTGTTGTTACATGATCCATTGTCCCTCCAGCACCCCTACGTTTATGGCGTGCTGGTCTTTGAGGCCATGGCTACTTTCATCGGACAAGTGTCTGTGCTTTCCCTCATTGCTCTTTTTGGCGCTGCCACCACTGCAATGGTACATTATTCTTCACCTAACCCACGCTTTTTATCACTGTTTCCTCTGCACTTTATGATGCAAATATTGGTTATGAATGTGGAAATTTTCTTGACATCCCCCGTACTTTGTAACTCGAGAATTGTTGGACCATCattataattatgattattattattattattattattttttattgaataaTTCTTGTTTTAGTTAGTCAAGATCTTATTTTGTAGGGCTCATAATTTAATGCTTTGATCCTATTTTCTACTTGCTCAGACACCTATATAAAGGGTTTAGGATAAGCTTTGTAATGACAAGACATAGAGGCATAGAGCATAATCatctacaaaatatatatacttttctattattttctttctgtCTTGTGTTTGCTTACAAtatcaatttcaaattttcaacacATCTCTATTCTGCATCTTTATACTTCAATTATTCTACAAGAATCACATGCAATTTGAATGTTTTAAAAGCAGAATTGTTGCCTACCTAATCTGTTGAACATCTATCACATGTTTCTTAGATAACAACTGCAAGAAAGGCAGTCACATTGCTGCTCTCATACATGATATTCACAAAGCCGCTGACTGAACAACACGGAAGTGGGTTGCTGCTGATTTCTATGGGGATTATATTAAAGATGATGCCGGATAGCAAGCCCCCGGTGAGGCCAGCTAAAACACTCGCCATCACCGCCACCGGAAAACCATCTCAGTTTGACGATAATAAGGTGCCTCCAGTGGAGATCGAAGAGGAAAAGGATGAAGAGAAGAGACCTTTGGTCTGAAATCCTTTGTGCCTGCCCAGGCCAACTTCATACTCTTGAAATTGTGAATTGCGTTTAGTGTTTTATATTAGGCCCTTTCCTCTTTATTAGTATTTtgcttttcatttttaaaagttcttcaaattttaataatggtaattaattatgttgatttGTTGGATTGAACATTGTTGTTTCTTTAGTGTTACCAAGTGTATAAACATGATTGTTGATTGCTTAATgccgtttatttatttatgatgagttattctaatttttatcacttaattattgatttttttgggtGCAATCGAGGGGACAGAGAGCTCCTCATTAAGAAATTCTACAAGTCAAGGCACCTTCTCGGTCTACTTGGATCAAGTACCTTAAGGAGTCCTATGGTTCTTTCAGAATAGTTGTCTCCTAATTGTTACTTTGGCCAACATTAGTAAGTCTATCCACACATCTACTACCTTCTCTCCCCAGACATGCAAAATTTTAACTCTCTCCAATTCCTTAATTAACTTCCTGCATTCTCGAGTTAAAGAGTCAAGGTCGTGATGAGCCAATGGATCCCTCCTATGATGTTAATCATTGCCTTTGAATCCAACTCAATCTACATGTTCACCTAGCCCTTTTTCTCTTTAACTAGTCGTAACCCCTCTCTAAGCCCCCATAATTCAGCCATAAAGCTAATGGTCAGTCCAATATTGACAGTGAAACCCGTTAAACAACTACCAAAGTGGTTCCCTACCAAGCCACCCACACTAGCCTAGCTTGACAAACCTTTTCTCGCACCATCTGTAATTAACTTAACCCAACCCCCCTTGGGCGGGGTCCATTTAGCCCCGGGCTCCAAAATCTTTTCATAGCCCTCTGAACTTCCTCCATGGATGCTGGCATCGTCAACCGACGGGATTGACTTTCAAGTAACCTTGGCCCGGACAAAGAGATGGGGCTAAATTCACCACCTCGGATTCCCCTCCCAAACCAACACGTGAAAAAATCAGTAATATGATCACTTAACATCTTAGAATCGGAACACCACTCACCATTGATCTTAAGATGGCACACCCTACCCCAATTACGCCTAATGAGGGAAGACTTGTGATAAAAACTAGTATTCCTATCCGTATCATGAATCCAATCGCTCCTGGATATTTGAAACCATAAAAGTTCTtcctaatattataaaaaaaaaaaatagttcttCCTAATCAAGGACGTCATCCAACTCTTTAATCAGCTTATTCTCAAGCACTTGAAGCCCTTGGGCATTATTCTAATATGGTGACTCTTGAACCCCACGTATATGAGCCTGAACCCTCCTTTTGTGCTTGAAGATgttaccaaacactgtaattctATGCCTTGCTCCTCATAGTGACCACCTCGATCGCCTTAAGAATGTCTCCACCATTATTGGCCCAAGAGTCATTCCAGATTGCCCTGTAGTCATCCCTCGTCAACCACGCTGCTTCAAAACGAAAAGGGCTATTCTCCCGAAGAGGTGTCTGCCCTGGCCTGCACTATAAAAAAAGACAATAGGGTGATGGTCAGAATGAGCTATCCCCAAGACCAATGCCTTAGCTTCCAGGAACTTAAGCTAAGAGTCTATGTTCCAAAATACCCGGTCAAGTCTACGACTGACACTCCCCTCCACCCCCCACCTGTCGGACCCAAGTATAATTAGCACCTGCCAAAGGAAGATCCATAAGAccacaataatttaaaaaaatcatgaacCAATTAATATTGCCACTATTAACCCTTTCACTACCCCATTGCTTTACTTCTATAGTGATATCATTAAAGTCGCCAAGGAAAACCCAAGGATCACACACTGCCTCCGCATAAATATGACAGGATCTCCAAAAACCCTCCTTAGCCATAGGGTTTGGACAAACATAACCAAAGGAGACATACATTGTGTTACCATCAGTACTCCGTATTAgagaataatataattcttGAACTTAGTATAGTATTGTTTCCTAGCTTTGTGTAGTGGTTCTTATAATTACTCTATGCCTAGTTGTTTCCTATTTATGTGatataattgtgtatatatacatgttttctATTAATGAAATATACAAGCTGTTTATATCTCATAGCTTCTTAACATGGTATCATAGCTTGATCGTATTGGGTgtttttttcctcttcttcatGGCTTTGGAAAACACTTCTTCCCCTCTAATTATAGATGATCCTCCTGTTATCATTCTCACCACAAAAGATCCTCAAAATCTTCtccaactacaatttcatttgctGAGCTTCATTAAAAACTCTAAAACAAAGAAGTTTTTCTTTAAACCGTTGAATCCAGTTCATAGATACTTCCAGCAACAGCGAATCCATTCGCCTTCCGAAACAACAACAATTCCAACCGTTCAAATCGGCGTCTGTCCAACAACaattcctcccaaccaaatTCTGCAACTACTTTTTTTCCTCATGACCAACGCAAACCCAAACCTTATTTGGGTTGTTGCCAAGCATGTGGTACTTAAGGACACACTGATAAGCGATGTCCAATGTATCGACTTGTTACTAATTAGCATTCTCGATTACCTCGGCCTAAGGGGGATATTGGCCTTCAACACCTTGGCAACCACGAGCAAATAATATAAAACTTAGCCATGACACAACTCCTACGTGGCTTATGGATAGTGGAGCATCTCACTATGTTACGTCTGATTTGAGTAATCTCTCACTTCATAACCCATATCCAGGATCTAATGATGTTATGATAGGAGATGGATTAGCCCTCTTTATAACGCATATTGGTTCCACTTCAATATCCACTCCTTAtcacttattttctttacaaaatatCCTTTGTGTTTCCTTCATGAAAagaatttgatttcaatttatCAATTATGTACCAATAATGATGTTTCTTTTGAATTTTCTCCACCTACTTTTCAGGTGAATGATCTAAACATGAGGCAACTCTATTGACAGgtgttaggaataaattgtaatagattttgatatgCCAAAATGTACCAAAAATATTAGATCCcaaagtttgttttttttttttttttctttctagtgTTAGGCGTGTCTAAGATCAAAAggaaaatcaagaattcaattaATAAGGGAGTTATGTCGAAAAACATCCAAGAAATCAATATGGAGATATCAAAGACTTGAAGATTAAAGAACATCATGCACATGAAGATGAGAGGATGACAATGCCAAAATGGAGAGGATGATGGCATTGTATTAAACATCCATTTGAAGATCAAGGAAGGGATTACACCTagaaaaataatcaattaaccAAAGATCCGTACGGACGGAGTGGTTAATAAACTTAATCTCATTATGGCAAGACCAAGGATCAAATCCCACTGATTATTTCAAAATTGAGATTCAAAAATTCTTTGGACAAACTCAATAGATATAGACACAAATGCGACAAACTCTCAAATTCTAGAGTGCTAGAGTGCTAAATAGATATAGACACAAATGCGACAAACTCTCAAATTCTAGAGTGCTAATGACAAATGCAAGAGCTAAACAACGAATTTCTTCATCAAAGAGAGActtgatttcttctttttggAAACAAGAGGTTACTCTACCGGAGGTAGAAAGTGGATTGTCACAAAGGAGCAAAGCATTAGTTGGAGCGTGATTAGTGTGGGTTTAGTGATCAAAACACTAGATCACGAGGAGTAATTTAGTGTGGGCGCTTGGTTATCAAAGCACTAGATTACGGAAGGGCATGATTAGTGTGGGCTTGGTGACCAAAGCACTAGATCGTGGATAATTCATTGTATCTTGTAACCAAGGAGCGGTGGATATAGTGGATTCTTCCTGGAGAtaggagaaagtggagtaggaggattacatacacctccgaaccactataaattctTGTGTCTTTATTTACTTGCATTATTTACCTTATGCTTGCTTGATTCAAGTGAAACACACACTACACATCATTTATTATTCCGTTGTGCACAAGACACTAATAATCTATTAAGTGTTTTGCTTTGACTTTatattttactttcttttttaatcCGTTACAAAATTCTGCCCACTTTCCTAAAATGAACATCATTACATTtctatttttcctattttacccttataaCTTAAACTACAACTATTCCATACTCTGATATATTCATTAAGGTTAACAATTGTCATCCACTAAAATATTCTTAAAAGTCATGACCAATTATAAAAAAAGTGAAGAACATGTCTCTATTTTCTCTTCCTGTTTCTTCATTTCCACATTTCTCATCCTGATTTCTTCATTTCCActtcaaaaacataaaattgaagaactatttcttttctttctttcttaaaaaaaatgaagaactAGGTTTCTTCATTTCTCTTCCTGGGTTTCTTCACTTCGTTGCTCCTCTCCGCTGGAAACAGACCTGCGCCGCCGCCACCGTATAGCTCCTGATGGAGATTGGTATTGAATCTACAAGGAACATAACGGAGAAGTACATAGTAGAtggattcttcttcttcataacTTCGATGTCGCTGAGTGCCGTGGAACCACCGCCACTAAAGTGATTCTTAACTCGGCGTTGACATCCCAATCTCCGATTAATTTCATGAAGTTTCAAATTTTTATGACTCCATCTATTTGTAAAAAATCACaggtttttttcttttgtttttttttaatcttctttaAGTATTTAgttcatttatttttgtataattaatggTGTATAAAGAACtaaaagaagaataaaagatACAGAAGGTATGGAAGAGATTTCTAggagaaagatgaagaaatgtgTTTGTTAAAGAAAGATGAATAAATGTCTACAAATGCcgaaggccttgtggtcaagcggcaaaGCTGTGGCCCTTCCTAGCTTTTGTTCTGCGCTATGAGGACCACTACATCTAGCACTGCCAACTGCTGTACTACCGTACGTGTTCGGCGACTACGTTAACCGGGTCACGGTCGATCCCCGACATTTACATTGTTCTCCAAGCCTGGAAGCATACCATCTTAGATCCAGTGGCAGAGAGCTCATATTTGGTGGCAGAGAGCTCACAGACGATGGTCGTCGGCTTCTCTTCCATTTCCGATGCACAGGAtggtaatttttttcttttgttctttgaaatatttgtgtacaatatgttttttttttcacgatTTATGTATTTGTGTaacaattcttttttattattgtatattttagtgAATTGTTGGGCaaatttctctatttttaacgtatttttttttgtttttttgatttGACAtcgggtatatatatatatatatatatatatatatatatatatatatatatactctaaaccctaaactaaCACAACTCACGTGCGTACGAGAGCCGTAAGTGCTCtagggaaaagagagaaaaaaggcAATTTTTTTGCAAGTTTCCATAGGCTTCAATTTCTAGTGCCGACGACTTCCAAATGGCTAATCAGATTCGGTAGGCAGATTCGCCTCGTCGAGGTAAGCAGGTCAATGGGTGATCGGCCACCTGACTCTAAGCAGGTCGTCGTCCAGAATGCCCGGCTGTGTTTGCCGGCGCTGCGTCGTGAAGGATTTTCGCTCTCCAAGGAGGCACTTCAAGCTTTAGTGGCCGGCGATCCCCTTCCCAAGCCGTCTCGTGCCTTCGTCAAGCCTCTAAACGATGATCGCCCCTTAGTGGCTGGAGTTTCGACGATGGCAGCAGTGAATCGCAATCCAACAAAGGGTCATGAGATGGCATCTCCCTCTGCGGAGACTGTTGCAGTTGGTCTCGATCAAAAGGATGGTGCGTGAACATTAGTTGATGGCCTAAACACTGATCGCCGTCCTCAGACTGAACCTTCGACGCGTCCTGATATCGTTCGTGATACAGCCGTGACAGCGACGAAGTCTCGACCCTTGTTTGATGTGATCGTCATTGATGGTGCAGACGCGGGTGACAGCACCCTAGGTGCTACGACGAAGACAGTCGCAACCTCATCCGTGACGACTCAGGCGACGACGGTGTGCTTCGAAGGGCATGATGGTGCTAGATGGGTGTGCAAGCCCTCGAAGGATCTGGGAAAGGCGATCGCCGTCTTCTAGACTTAACTACGCCGGCATATAAGGACTGCACATCGGCGCGGGGTGCGGAGGGGCTAGTTTCGAAAGGTCTTGAGACCTCCGCTGGGGTGGCGGATGATCAGCATCCGGATGCTCTCCAGAAAGCTCATCGGTATGTGGAGAAGGTTCGGCGTGAGGGGTATCAGTTATCGCATGAGGCGATTTGCGCCTTGGCGTCCGGCGATCCACCCCCGAGTTCTTCGTTCATCCTGTCGGTTGTGAACGAATGCCGTCCCGAGGCTGTCTCTACGACACCCATGGCGATGACGTCTCAGACGAAAGGGAAGGGTTCGCATGAGCGTGCGGTGAAGCCCCTGGCGGACGGGACCAAGCTGGTGCTAACACAGGCAGCGACCAAAGTTGCGACATTGAGGTTTCAAGATCAGTCATTAACGGGTGGACGGCCAATGTGACTGCATCCGTGGGCCGTTCGGCCAAAGTTGCAGCTCTATTGGTTCGCAAGTGAAACTAGAATCGCTGGTGGCCAAGGTGATGCTACGGCAAGGCCCCTAGGTCTCAACTTAACTTCGAAGCCAGGTAAGGTTGCTGGCCCTAAGTTTCAATTCGTGACTCGCCATGACAATGACATTGTTGAGTCCAAACTTCAAAGTGGTGATACTGTGAATGTTAATGATCGTTATGCGACACTTAGAGGCAGTGACTTGACTACTAGTGTTGCAGGTATAAAGAGGAATGGTGTTGGTTCAAATAATGGTTCAATGCCTAAACTTAATTCTACTCATGGTGCTGGTGTTGGGCATCTTATTGTTGATGATTTGCATTCTGGTAATCTTGTATGTGTTGGTCCTATGGTTGTCCAACACTTCATGAAAATTTGAAGCCTAGTATTATTtcagttaataataataatgctaagGGTAACCTTAGACAGACTGTGGATGGGGCTAATAATAATAGGTCCCGTCAAGAGTTCTTTAAGGCTAAGTCTTTGCAAGAGAATTTGGGTTCAAATTTAAAGATGGTGGTAACCAGTAGGGGTGAGCATTGGTCCGTTTCGATCAGTTTTCGCTTAATAACCgaaataaccaaaaaaatttAACCCTCGCATAACTGACCGAAATAACCAAAGCACTTTCACGACACTCTAAGTTGAAGGAGTAGGACTCGACCCGACCGACTCGCTGCAGATCGCTCACTATGAGTGGTTCGACTAGACTGAAGGTGAAGCTTCTTTTCAATGGGCCTCATTGTCAATTGCAGTTCGCAGGTCTGCGGATTCACAGAATCATGTAGCTGTGTAGAACAAGCAGCAGCGCAACAGTGAACTCACGAAGATTAGCGAAGTGGCGAACTACGAAGTGTGAAGCGAACGGAAAGTATGAAGCAAATTCTGAACTAGCAAAGTGGTGAAGTGGCGTTGGGCAACATGCAGTCTGAACTTTTAACTTGAAAGTGAACAATGAAGATTGTGCTTAGCTACTACGGAGTACAGAATTGTTAGGttattttatattctatattgtatatttatagGATAAATAAGTATTGGGCATTTGGGCTAACCGTATATTAATGGGCTAGGTTAAAATGTGTAggctttcttcttcaatttttcggtcgttctttttttttggtccaAAACCGATAACCGATCGAAAAAATGAAATGACcgaatttttttaatgtcataATCGATAATCGACTGAGAACTGAAATTTTTGGTCGGTCGGTTATCGGTTTCTCGGTCGTTCTTTTTTCTCACCCCTAGTAATCAGCTGAATGATACTGTTGCTTTCGTTGCTTTGAATACTTCGGACAGTCCTGAAGCTACTGCTTGGCCGAACCATTATTCTGATGGGAATGGTATTGCTACAGCAGCTACGGGAGGTCGCAAAGTGAACCAATATTCTGCTCAATTTTACAACAAAAGTAAAGATCATAATCACGCCCAAAATGAAAGTCAAAATCAGAATAATCAAAACCAAAAtagaaatcaaaatcaaaataattatggGTTTGCAGCTTCTCTAAACTGTGCTCATTTATATAGTGCTAAGGTTAATGGGGCACGAACTTCTAGTTTGCTCCTACGCCTGTCATCTCTGAGAAACATATGGAAATTCATAGGGGTGAGCCTTGCCTCACTTTTGATGATCATGAGGTTACCCAAATGACTGTGATTGAAAATAACTTGTTAGTG encodes:
- the LOC116028856 gene encoding UDP-galactose/UDP-glucose transporter 2-like gives rise to the protein MKNEVQSRSLFGISLTDRPRWQQFLLCTSGFFFGYLVNGICEEYVYNRLQFSYGWYFTFVQGWVYIGLIYLQGFTTKQMVNPWKTYVTLSAVLMGSHGLTKGSLAFLNYPAQLMFKSTKVLPVMIMGAFIPGLRRKYPPHEYVSAVLLVVGLILFTLADAHTSPNFSMLGVVMISGALIMDSFLGNLQEAIFKMNPETTQMEMLFCSTMVGFPFLIPPMVLTGELFKAWTSCSQHPYVYGVLVFEAMATFIGQVSVLSLIALFGAATTAMITTARKAVTLLLSYMIFTKPLTEQHGSGLLLISMGIILKMMPDSKPPVRPAKTLAITATGKPSQFDDNKVPPVEIEEEKDEEKRPLV